A section of the Primulina eburnea isolate SZY01 chromosome 1, ASM2296580v1, whole genome shotgun sequence genome encodes:
- the LOC140807912 gene encoding protein DOG1-like 4 isoform X1, which yields MSLPTSSAPYMFEDSESFHKFFESWLVEQNQYLEKLVSASKENQQREEQAVSQQELNETILIPLIEKVIQHYEHYYRAKSRWAKNDVLIMFNPSWTSSLEDAFLWIGGWRPSMAVHLLYSKSGLQLEARIVEILRGISTGDLGDLSPGQLEKVDELQKVTIREEKELSEKMAKKQEGVADKSMVELSHAVTEMMREGAAADEQMVEAALGPKEEGLVQVLQKADDLRMNTLRKVVGLLSPVQSVHFLIAAAELHLRFHDWGKKRDARIHQAAEDHCVPVSGRISLMSRNQYIQKIGISIVDVVPRISRSWFAVLWNVLLWC from the exons ATGTCTCTTCCGACAAGCAGCGCACCATACATGTTCGAGGATTCTGAATCTTTCCACAAGTTCTTCGAGTCCTGGCTTGTTGAGCAGAACCAGTACTTGGAAAAGCTTGTTTCAGCCTCTAAAGAGAACCAGCAACGGGAGGAACAGGCTGTGAGTCAACAAGAATTGAATGAAACAATCTTGATTCCTTTAATTGAAAAGGTCATCCAGCATTACGAGCATTATTACAGAGCTAAATCCAGATGGGCCAAGAACGATGTTTTGATCATGTTTAATCCTTCGTGGACGAGTAGTCTTGAAGATGCTTTCCTCTGGATCGGCGGGTGGCGCCCAAGTATGGCTGTCCACTTGCTGTATTCGAAATCCGGGCTGCAGCTTGAAGCTAGGATTGTGGAGATTTTACGGGGGATAAGCACGGGTGATTTGGGTGATCTCTCGCCGGGTCAGCTGGAGAAGGTGGACGAATTGCAGAAGGTGACGATAAGGGAGGAGAAGGAATTGAGCGAGAAAATGGCCAAGAAGCAGGAGGGAGTGGCGGATAAGTCCATGGTTGAGTTGTCACATGCTGTGACGGAGATGATGAGGGAAGGCGCGGCAGCGGATGAGCAGATGGTAGAGGCGGCGCTGGGGCCAAAGGAGGAGGGATTGGTGCAGGTGTTGCAGAAAGCAGATGATTTGAGGATGAACACGCTGAGAAAAGTAGTTGGTTTGTTGAGTCCTGTACAGAGTGTGCATTTCTTGATTGCTGCAGCTGAGCTGCATTTGAGGTTTCATGACTGGGGGAAGAAGAGGGATGCTAGGATTCATCAAGCTGCCGAAG ATCACTGTGTTCCAGTTTCTGGCCGCATCAGTTTGATGTCTAGGAACCAGTATATACAAAAAATAGGGATTTCGATTGTTGATGTCGTTCCGAGGATTTCACGATCTTGGTTTGCTGTTCTTTGGAACGTTCTGTTATGGTGTTGA
- the LOC140808107 gene encoding cyclin-dependent kinase E-1-like isoform X2 — MADGRASNSNSNSGGNKPEWLEQYDVIGKIGEGTYGLVFLAKIKLNRSKSIAIKKFKQSKDGDGVSPTAIREIMLLREISHENVVKLANVHINHADMSLYLAFDYAEHDLYEIIRHHRDKVNQQINPYTIKSLLWQLLNGLNYLHSNWIIHRDLKPSNILVMGEGEEQGVVKIADFGLARIYQAPLKPLSDNGVVVTIWYRAPELLLGSKHYTSAVDMWAVGCIFAELLMLKPLFQGQEVKGTPNPFQLDQLDKIFKVLGHPTQEKWPMLVNLPHWQSDLQHIQGHKYDNTGLHTVVPVLPKTPAYDLLSRMLEYDPRKRITASQALEHEYFRLEPLPGRNALVSPQPGEKVVNYPSRPVDTSTDIEGTISLQPSQPVSSGNPASGGMQGPHVIQTRSVPRQMPMVGVQRMQPPGIPAYNLASQAGMGGVNPGGIPLQRGVAPQAHQQQQLRRKDLGMGMSGYPPQQKSRRY, encoded by the exons atggctgatGGAAGAGCGAGCAATTCGAACAGCAACAGCGGCGGAAACAAACCTGAGTGGCTGGAGCAGTACGACGTGATTGGGAAAATCGGGGAGGGGACATATGGTTTGGTTTTCTTGGCGAAGATCAAGCTGAATCGATCCAAATCGATTGCCATAAAGAAATTCAAGCAGTCCAAAGACGGGGATGGCGTTTCTCCCACCGCAATTCGCGAAATTATG TTGCTTCGAGAGATTTCCCATGAGAATGTGGTAAAGCTTGCTAACGTGCACATCAATCATGCTGATATGTCACTTTATCTAGCTTTTGACTACGCCGAGCACGATCTATAC GAAATCATTCGACATCACAGGGACAAGGTCAACCAACAAATCAATCCCTACACCATCAAGTCCTTGTTATGGCAGCTTCTTAACGGTCTTAATTATCTTCACAG CAATTGGATTATCCACCGAGATCTAAAGCCATCAAATATCTTG GTAATGGGTGAAGGAGAAGAACAAGGGGTGGTGAAAATTGCTGATTTTGGCCTTGCAAGAATTTACCAAGCTCCTTTAAAGCCACTATCTGATAATGGG GTTGTAGTGACTATTTGGTATCGTGCTCCTGAGTTACTCCTTGGGTCCAAACACTACACAAGTGCTGTTG ATATGTGGGCTGTGGGTTGCATTTTTGCCGAACTTTTGATGTTGAAGCCACTATTTCAAGGGCAAGAAGTAAAAGGGACTCCTAACCCATTTCAG CTCGATCAACTGGACAAAATTTTTAAGGTTCTAG GTCATCCCACACAAGAAAAGTGGCCCATGCTTGTGAATCTTCCACATTGGCAGTCTGATCTACAGCACATTCAGGGGCATAAATA TGACAATACGGGACTTCACACTGTAGTTCCTGTCCTTCCCAAAACTCCAGCATATGACCTTCTATCTAGGATGCTCGA GTACGATCCTAGAAAAAGGATAACAGCATCGCAAGCTCTTGAGCATGA GTATTTTCGCTTGGAACCTTTGCCAGGACGCAA TGCACTGGTATCCCCACAACCAGGAGAGAAAGTTGTGAACTACCCAAGTCGACCAGTAGACACAAGCACTGATATTGAAGGAACAATTAGTCTTCAGCCCTCTCAACCG GTATCATCTGGAAATCCAGCATCTGGGGGTATGCAAGGTCCTCATGTGATACAAACTAGATCTGTGCCCAGACAAATGCCCATGGTTGGTGTGCAACGAATGCAGCCTCCTGGTATTCCAGCATATAATCTTGCTTCTCAGGCTGGAATGGGTGGAGTGAATCCTGGTGGCATCCCATTGCAGCGGGGTGTTGCTCCCCAGGCCCATCAACAGCAGCAG TTGAGAAGGAAAGACCTGGGAATGGGGATGTCTGGATACCCTCCCCAACAAAAGTCAAGACGCTATTGA
- the LOC140808107 gene encoding cyclin-dependent kinase E-1-like isoform X1: MADGRASNSNSNSGGNKPEWLEQYDVIGKIGEGTYGLVFLAKIKLNRSKSIAIKKFKQSKDGDGVSPTAIREIMLLREISHENVVKLANVHINHADMSLYLAFDYAEHDLYEIIRHHRDKVNQQINPYTIKSLLWQLLNGLNYLHSNWIIHRDLKPSNILVMGEGEEQGVVKIADFGLARIYQAPLKPLSDNGVVVTIWYRAPELLLGSKHYTSAVDMWAVGCIFAELLMLKPLFQGQEVKGTPNPFQLDQLDKIFKVLGHPTQEKWPMLVNLPHWQSDLQHIQGHKYDNTGLHTVVPVLPKTPAYDLLSRMLEYDPRKRITASQALEHEYFRLEPLPGRNALVSPQPGEKVVNYPSRPVDTSTDIEGTISLQPSQPQVSSGNPASGGMQGPHVIQTRSVPRQMPMVGVQRMQPPGIPAYNLASQAGMGGVNPGGIPLQRGVAPQAHQQQQLRRKDLGMGMSGYPPQQKSRRY, from the exons atggctgatGGAAGAGCGAGCAATTCGAACAGCAACAGCGGCGGAAACAAACCTGAGTGGCTGGAGCAGTACGACGTGATTGGGAAAATCGGGGAGGGGACATATGGTTTGGTTTTCTTGGCGAAGATCAAGCTGAATCGATCCAAATCGATTGCCATAAAGAAATTCAAGCAGTCCAAAGACGGGGATGGCGTTTCTCCCACCGCAATTCGCGAAATTATG TTGCTTCGAGAGATTTCCCATGAGAATGTGGTAAAGCTTGCTAACGTGCACATCAATCATGCTGATATGTCACTTTATCTAGCTTTTGACTACGCCGAGCACGATCTATAC GAAATCATTCGACATCACAGGGACAAGGTCAACCAACAAATCAATCCCTACACCATCAAGTCCTTGTTATGGCAGCTTCTTAACGGTCTTAATTATCTTCACAG CAATTGGATTATCCACCGAGATCTAAAGCCATCAAATATCTTG GTAATGGGTGAAGGAGAAGAACAAGGGGTGGTGAAAATTGCTGATTTTGGCCTTGCAAGAATTTACCAAGCTCCTTTAAAGCCACTATCTGATAATGGG GTTGTAGTGACTATTTGGTATCGTGCTCCTGAGTTACTCCTTGGGTCCAAACACTACACAAGTGCTGTTG ATATGTGGGCTGTGGGTTGCATTTTTGCCGAACTTTTGATGTTGAAGCCACTATTTCAAGGGCAAGAAGTAAAAGGGACTCCTAACCCATTTCAG CTCGATCAACTGGACAAAATTTTTAAGGTTCTAG GTCATCCCACACAAGAAAAGTGGCCCATGCTTGTGAATCTTCCACATTGGCAGTCTGATCTACAGCACATTCAGGGGCATAAATA TGACAATACGGGACTTCACACTGTAGTTCCTGTCCTTCCCAAAACTCCAGCATATGACCTTCTATCTAGGATGCTCGA GTACGATCCTAGAAAAAGGATAACAGCATCGCAAGCTCTTGAGCATGA GTATTTTCGCTTGGAACCTTTGCCAGGACGCAA TGCACTGGTATCCCCACAACCAGGAGAGAAAGTTGTGAACTACCCAAGTCGACCAGTAGACACAAGCACTGATATTGAAGGAACAATTAGTCTTCAGCCCTCTCAACCG CAGGTATCATCTGGAAATCCAGCATCTGGGGGTATGCAAGGTCCTCATGTGATACAAACTAGATCTGTGCCCAGACAAATGCCCATGGTTGGTGTGCAACGAATGCAGCCTCCTGGTATTCCAGCATATAATCTTGCTTCTCAGGCTGGAATGGGTGGAGTGAATCCTGGTGGCATCCCATTGCAGCGGGGTGTTGCTCCCCAGGCCCATCAACAGCAGCAG TTGAGAAGGAAAGACCTGGGAATGGGGATGTCTGGATACCCTCCCCAACAAAAGTCAAGACGCTATTGA
- the LOC140807912 gene encoding protein DOG1-like 4 isoform X2: MSLPTSSAPYMFEDSESFHKFFESWLVEQNQYLEKLVSASKENQQREEQAVSQQELNETILIPLIEKVIQHYEHYYRAKSRWAKNDVLIMFNPSWTSSLEDAFLWIGGWRPSMAVHLLYSKSGLQLEARIVEILRGISTGDLGDLSPGQLEKVDELQKVTIREEKELSEKMAKKQEGVADKSMVELSHAVTEMMREGAAADEQMVEAALGPKEEGLVQVLQKADDLRMNTLRKVVGLLSPVQSVHFLIAAAELHLRFHDWGKKRDARIHQAAEGSSFCLYWELGAGGDYC, translated from the exons ATGTCTCTTCCGACAAGCAGCGCACCATACATGTTCGAGGATTCTGAATCTTTCCACAAGTTCTTCGAGTCCTGGCTTGTTGAGCAGAACCAGTACTTGGAAAAGCTTGTTTCAGCCTCTAAAGAGAACCAGCAACGGGAGGAACAGGCTGTGAGTCAACAAGAATTGAATGAAACAATCTTGATTCCTTTAATTGAAAAGGTCATCCAGCATTACGAGCATTATTACAGAGCTAAATCCAGATGGGCCAAGAACGATGTTTTGATCATGTTTAATCCTTCGTGGACGAGTAGTCTTGAAGATGCTTTCCTCTGGATCGGCGGGTGGCGCCCAAGTATGGCTGTCCACTTGCTGTATTCGAAATCCGGGCTGCAGCTTGAAGCTAGGATTGTGGAGATTTTACGGGGGATAAGCACGGGTGATTTGGGTGATCTCTCGCCGGGTCAGCTGGAGAAGGTGGACGAATTGCAGAAGGTGACGATAAGGGAGGAGAAGGAATTGAGCGAGAAAATGGCCAAGAAGCAGGAGGGAGTGGCGGATAAGTCCATGGTTGAGTTGTCACATGCTGTGACGGAGATGATGAGGGAAGGCGCGGCAGCGGATGAGCAGATGGTAGAGGCGGCGCTGGGGCCAAAGGAGGAGGGATTGGTGCAGGTGTTGCAGAAAGCAGATGATTTGAGGATGAACACGCTGAGAAAAGTAGTTGGTTTGTTGAGTCCTGTACAGAGTGTGCATTTCTTGATTGCTGCAGCTGAGCTGCATTTGAGGTTTCATGACTGGGGGAAGAAGAGGGATGCTAGGATTCATCAAGCTGCCGAAG GCTCCAGTTTTTGTTTATATTGGGAGCTTGGTGCTGGTGGGGATTATTGTTGA